The Bos indicus x Bos taurus breed Angus x Brahman F1 hybrid chromosome 11, Bos_hybrid_MaternalHap_v2.0, whole genome shotgun sequence sequence agagaactccatggagtttatagtccatggggtcacaaagagtcagacatgactgagccactttcacttccatataCTTGTAATAAAATTAATCCAAGTaatcagcaatacgtgaaccatgaacttccagatgttcaagctggttttagaaaaggcagaggaaccagagatcaaattgccaacatccgctggatcatcaaaaaagcaagagagttccagaaaaacatctatttctgctttattgactatgccaaagccattgactatgtggatcatgataaactgtggaaaattctgaaggagatgggaataccagaccacctgacctgcctcttgagaaacctgtttgcagatcaggaagcaacagttagaactggacatggaacaagactggttccaaacaggaagaggtgtatgtcaaggctgtgtattgtcaccctgcttatttaacttatatgcagagtacatcatgagaaatgctgggctggaggaagcacaagctggaatcaagattgctgggagaaatatcaataacctcaaatatgcagatgacaccacccttatggcagaaagtgaagaggaactaaagtgaaagtggagagtgaaaaagttggcttaaagctcaacattcagaaaacgaagatcatggcatctgggcccatcacttcatggaaaatagatggggaaacagtggatgactgtatttttctgggctccaaaatcactgcagatggtgatttcagccatgaaattaaaagatgcttactccttggaaggaaagttatgaccaacctagatagcatattaaaaagcagagacattactttgtcaacaaaggtccgtctagtcaaggctatggtttttccaataatcatgtatggatgtgagagttggactataaagaaagctgagtgcagaagaactgatgcttttgaattgtggtgttggagaagactcttgagagtcccttggactgcaaggaaatccaaccagtctattctaaaggagatcaatcctgggtgttcactggaaggactgatgttgaagctgaagctccaatttggccacctgatgcgaagagctgactcattggaaaagaccctgatgctgggaaagattgagggcaagagaaggggacgatagaggatgagatggttggatggcatcaccaactcaatggacatgggtttgggtagagtCCAGCAgttgggaagcctggcatgctgcagttcatggggttgcaaagagtcggacacaactgagcgactgaactgaactgaatgtttatgaTAATATGCTCCTGAGTGTCTTTAtcacttaagaaaataaagaaattgtaAAATGTTGTAAATTCTTTTCAACTGAAAAACAAGATGTTATTTGATAGGGAACATTCCCatggtctggagaaggaaatggcaactcactccagtattcttgcctggagaatttcatggacaagggagcctggcgggctacagctcatggggttacaaagagtcggacacaactgagtgactaacacacacacacattcccatgGTCTCAGAGCATCATACATGCTAAGGAATAGTTTCGCAGGCATTTTGCCATCATGGTGATTCACACAATCTCTTATCACTTTGATAATTTTCTTGCAGAAATACAGAGTAAATGGAAGTCATTATCTTTTCAGGTAGGAAAGCCATGCTTTAACTCTAGTTAAAGATATGTTAACTAGTCTGGCAGAACTCTAGtctgatattttttcttcttgttttttagaGCCCTGAGACTTTAGGACAGAGACCACCTCTAAGCACAAACATCACCCACTTGCATAGTTATGGAGATGATCTGCATGACGTTGAAAATGCCCCTAGTTTTTTGACGGCGGCGCATAACCATGGGGTCAAGTGGACTTGGGAAAGCAGCGACATTAGATGAGCTGCTGAGCACTTGCATTGAGATGTTTGGTAGGAGCCTTTCTCCCTTTTGTACATCTTGCTACTCTACCTCCCCCAGTTCAGTTGCAAGTGTTGCTGTGGAACAGAAGTCAATCTCCATACGTTGGTATTTGGGactgcccaggtggcgctaattgtaaagaacccgcctgccagtgcggaGACGTAAGAgtcgcaggttcgatccctgggttgggaagatcccctggagaagggcatagcagcccactccagtattcttacttggagaatcccacggacagaggagcctggcgggctacagtccatggggtcacacagagttggacacgacagaagcgacttagcacacactcaggcACCTTGTTATTTAAGGCCTTTTTATTAACCCCAGTTTGTCTCCCCAGTATCATTGCCCCatgcatttccttccttttactgTCCACAGCTAATACCCAGACATACTGTTCACTTAATATTTCTGGAACATTCCCTGCATCTTTCTGCCTTTATGCCTTTATCATACTCCTTCATTGAAATTCTGCTTCAGGCCTCATTTAAGGTGTCATCTCAAATCTTCATAGTATCATTCCTCTACTCCCCAGTCAGGAATGCTGACTGCTTCCTCCACTCACCATAGccctttctgattttttcatGGACATGATACATGCTGCTGTGATCCTTTCTTGGTCCTTTGGCTTAGACATGTGTGAATAGCACAATATCCTACTTTCTATGTTTGTCTATAAGTCTTATATCTCCTCCAAAGTTGTAGACTTTACAGCTATATGCTTTTCATGTTGTCTAACTACCATAGCATTTTGGATTATTCTTTTTACAAATAGAATCACAAAGAAGTTGTTTGTTGAATTGATTGTTTTAGGAAGAGTTAAACCAGACAGagtagggttgccagataaaatacaggatgatCAGTTAAATCTGAATTGCAGATGAGACacatttttagtataagtatgtcgtAAATAGGGCATGGGACATACTTGTACTAAAAAATTCTTTGTGGTTTGCcttaattcaaatttaactaaATCTCCtgtatttttatatgtgaaaCCTGGCAACTGTACACCAGAGGAAGGATGAGACCTACCCACTTAATTTGCAAGGAAATACCAGAAGTAGGAGGAAAATGATAATTGGGTCTACAAGAACTTTTTGACACTAATGTTTCTCTGCTGATATTAGACAAAGAGAAAAGTAGTATGTGCTATTGTCTCCTCACCTCttaatcttcttttattttttaacagatgaCAATGGAGAGCTGAATAATAGTTATTTGCCAAGAATAGTTCTACTCATGCACCGATGGTATTTGTCTTCCACTGAATTGGCAGAAAAACTTCtctgcatatatctttttaactACTGTGTAATTTTTACAATCATAAATCAAGTTCTGTACTTAGATGAAGTGTCTAACCAAAGCCAGTAAATTAAGATGAATAAACAGTCTTCAGTCAGTTATCCAGCTGTTTTGTGAATATATATAGATGTCTAGACAAAACATTCAGATGATTGACCAAATAGCTGATTATCCATCTGAATGTTTTGGCTCTACTTGAAAATAACCACTTGATATGAAATGAAACAGGAGCTGTAGCCTGAATGTTTCTAACTTGTCTTTAACATTTCTGCTATTAGTATAATGAAAGAATATTTAACACTGACTCAAGAGTTACTTTATTCCTCTTAGGAAGGCAGAATGGTAGACCTAGAGGATACAGTTTAGACATATGGAAATGCCAGCCAGAATAATATGATCTGGCTCAGGCATAAACACCACCTAAATTTTCACATCGTCCCTTGCTGGTGAGACACAAGGAACATTCTAGCAGGTTTATTATAATCTGTTGATTGAcattaattttagattttcttctgatataaaggcaaaggaaataacCATAGTTAGAAACCCCATTCTATAATAAGGACTTTTAGCAATCCACCACTTTTGTGCATGGTACAATCCTAAAAGGTGGTTAAAAGCCAAATGACTGAAAAATGGCTACGAAATAGTCACATACTTATAAGGAGGTTTTAGTCCCTGAGATCTAATGTTTATTATATAATTGCTAACGTAGGTTCCTGTAGTCTGCCTGCTGCAAGCCCAGGGGTCCTGCAGATGAGTGAGAAGCCTTGCAGGGCAGATCAGTGAGAGCCTGAGAGGGAGTGGGGCCATTGAGTGTAATTAGGGCTAGCTGGCTTCCATTTGCTTCCTTCAAGTTTCCTCCACTTTCTACTTCTTCACTCCATCATCAACCATCCCCCCAACCTCAGACAGGGAGTAGGTGTTAGAGACGAGAAGGGAACATTCACCCTGAACAGAGGTCCCTGGAAATGAACAATATCTTAGTACCTTGTGGTCCCAGGGTTCCACGGGTCCTGCTATTGAAAGGTGGTATGTAGAGAAGGATGGAGGGAACTACGTTAGTCTGGCCCCATTCCCTCCTTAGGGTCCAAACACTTTCCACAAAATGTGCCCACAGACAGTATTCTCATCATCATTATGTCCACTGCCATATGAAACACAAATAGAAAGGGGTATTTAGACACAGTAAAGCTTAATATCTGAAAGTGCAGATTGTATGGGAGTTGAAACCACCTGTGAATTCACATTTCTCTAGATTTTCCCTCTCTTTGGATTCCCTGCTCGCTGCATATCCATGGTACTTGGCATATAGCAtgaactcagtaaatattagctaaaAAGTATGAATAAATAGACTTGAgactaaataacagcaagatGTGTATATTACTATACCCCAAAATGATAACATTTTCAAATACTAAAGAAATTAGAGTACTTACATATTCCATTAATCCTACATATAAAATCTTTTTGGCTAAAATGGTGCTTCTATGtactattcattttaaattatctatAGTTAGTAGTACATTTGTCATTACAGTTGACAGTCATCATTTGGTAAGTGCTCAGGAAGGTAAAATTCACTGTATAAGTGGCTTCTCTTCCAGACCAAAAAAATACATCTCAGAGCAATAATATATGGTGCTAGTAATTTAGCACTGATGTCATCAGAACCCACTTTTCTCCCCACTTGAACATCCATGTCACCCTAATAGTATAGTCCTCTTCTTAGGAATTCATCTAAATTGATTAAACAGCCACAGATCTGTGCAAAGGAAACAACGTCCAAGGATTTTTTCCCTTAACTAGTGTACCTATCGAAATGCCAGTGGAGAAAGCTGTGATGAATTTCGATTAAAGATCTGCTACTTCATGAGGTACTTACAAACTTAATTGTCTTGTTTCTGGTTCTGGAATTATTGAcagttttcttttccccaaactaCAGACCTAATCTGACAGTAAAATGGACTCAAGTCCCCCTTTTGttgatttcattaaaaatggCTCTCCTCTGTTGctggcggcttccctggtggctcagacaggaaagcgtctgcctacaatgcgggagaccagggttcgatccctgggtcggaaagatcttctggagaaggaaatggcaacccactccagtactcttgcctggaaactccgatggacggaaaagcctggtaggctacagtccatagggtcgcaaagagtccgacacgacttcactttcactttctgttgctGGGGACAtagaatttatctttcttttggaCAATTAAGCACTAGTCAGTGTGTTTAGGGGATGAAAGCAGCTCCGAGAAAGagtgcattcatttttttttctactcccTCACTGTACACATTCCCACCTACTTGCCATGAGTTGGGAGAAGGGTTTCTTCTCAGCTGTGGTTCTAGAGAGAAAGAGACTCAAAGTAGGAGTGGTGGACTTGGGTCCTTGATTGAAGCAGGAAAGAGCAAGACTCAACCTGATAGATGGGGGATAAGAGATTGCTAATTTGAGGTATGGTCTTGAAACATTGTTAAATGTAATCTGTAAAATGACACCATAGTTTCCACAGAAATGTAGCTTGAAATCTTCTGGTTGTCAAAAATACTTGATGTCTTTTAGGTACTGGATTGTGAAATTTCCTGCAGAGTTTAATTTGGACCTCGGTTTGATCCGTATGACTGAGGAATTCCGGGAAGTAGCTAGTCAACTGGGATACGAGAAACACACCAGTCTCATCGACATATCCAGCATGTAAGAATGGTGCAAGCTTCTTTCAAATATGATGAGTCTGCTTTTTGGGGGAGGGAGTAGTGATGATCCCACTTGACCTCCATCCATACCTGTTCAGAACCAAGGTGTGCTTCTTTGAGGAAAGCTTTGCTGCGAAGAGCACAGTCCCGTTCGACACAGTTTATCTCTCCAAGCttcaatttctgtgtttgtgaagTAGAAATTGTACCTTTCTCATGGGGTTATAATGAGCACCCAAGAGGTACATGTGATAATATGTGAAAGTGTTTGACACCTAACAGATGCTCAGTACTTGGTTACTGAATCTAGTCTCCTATGCCCTTGCCACCGTGTTCTGTGGATCAGCAGCTCCGGCATtagctgggggcgggggctcaATAGAGACATAGAATCTCATGCCCCACCCTAAAGCTGCAGAATTGGAAACTGCATTTTAGTAAGATTCCCAAGTGATACATATGCTCATTCAATTTCGAGATGCTCTGTACCATGGTGCTTCTCATGTCGGCCTGAGGCTGTGCAAATGTGGACCATAGCTGTGCCATGAACTGATCAGCTCAGTAATTAGGAACTTGGTGCCAATTAGGCTAGCATTTTATATTACTAGCTAACTTTATAGATAAAGCTATTTTAGGGTTTTAAGTATTATTATCcatattgaaaatatatatacttttgtgtCCTAGGCATTCATACTCTAGTCTTCTTTCCTAAAATACTTCTTCAAGAGTGATCCATGGTGAATGGTCCTGGGATTATTAGGGGTGTtgttaaaaatatagattattcAGCCCAACTCCtctacttactagctatgtgagcttggataaatttttaacttctttgtgcctattttttctcatctttaaaatggaagtaATAATAGTATTACCTGATGGAGTTGTGAAGATTTAATGACTTAATACCTGTGATTATAGTGGTGCCTGGGACATCAAGCGTTTGATAAATGTTGATGTTAAAAATAGATTATTCAGATTATTCATTCCTAGTAAGTCAGAATGTCTGGTAGTGAGGTCCAGGCCTCTGTTTTTATAACAAGCTTTTCAGATAATCCATATGTTGCTGACCATATGGATTTTGGTGGTTTCCATCCCAACTATATATTGACAAAATCCCTCATGATTCAGACCTTACTGCTCACAAGAAAGACCAAGTAAGAGATTCTGGATGAATCCATGCAAACCAACCCTGTCTGGAGAAACAACTTGAAGATTATGTTCTATTGGCAATGGGTCAGTGGGTTTCTCTTCAAACATGAAGGGCAGGGTGTGTATTTTGCACAAGCCCCTGGAAGCAGGCCAAGAGTTAGAGAGTCAGTAGGTTAATAACTTCCACTGAGTGCAATGGGCTTTCAGCACATTGACCAGACTTGCTTTTCTTTCATAGTCCTTCCTATGACTGGATGAGAAgagtcacacagagaaaaaaagtatccaagaagggaaaagcctgtcTGCTGTTCGACCATCTGGAGCCCATTGAATTGGCCGAGCACCTCACTTTTCTGGAGCATAAATCTTTTAGAAGGATCTCAGTAAGAAACTGGACATTTATTCTTCCAAGGATAACAACCTCCATGCCAACTTTCCCAAGAGCTGCATTTTCATACTCTGAACTGTTGGCAGCCTCTGTCACTGTGCTCCTCTGGAAAAGTGCCCTTAATTCACAGGAACAATCCCTTTTAACCAAAGATAAATATTATCCTGTCTTTCTTTTATGGCTCAGGAGCTATATTTCTGTCGCTATTTTCAATGTCTCCTTTCATAGGATTAAAGCATGATTTTCTAAATACTTGGTGGAGATTTAACCATTCAAGGTTTATTTAGCTCCATTGATGTCTCCCAAGTGAACACATTTGGCTGGGCCCTTCATTTGGGggggaagaaatatttatttaggttgGGATTTGTATAAATGCCTAATTATGGGTATAGGTTGAAATTAGGAACTGTAAGCTTTCTGAAGAATCTTAACATTAGGCTGTTTCTTTCTCAGGGATGGAGATCTtggattaaatttttctttctttctttgtcctgATAGAATTCCTTCTCTATGACCCCCTTCTTCCTTTCGACTGTGGTCTTTTCCTAGCCACCGACTCACTCACTTTCCATTTGTTATACTATTTCTACAATTGTTCACAAGTAGCTTTTGTCTTTGTCTCACCAACTTTTGGGCATGTCACTCCTTTTCCAAGATGCCAAAGAATGAATTACATTATTGCTTGCAAAGAAAAACATGAGGTCAGAAGTATGGATTTCTGAAAGACTGATTCTTTTCACTAAGTAATCCTGCTTGGAGAGGACCTTTTGAGACCCCACAGGCAGGCCATGAGAGGAAACCTCGTGCTCTGTTTATATGATAGGAGGCTCTtgtgtattaatattaatatctgaTGACTCCCATGCTGACTTCAAGAAAATGTATCTGTTTTGCAAAAGAGTGGCCTTACTTcagctactattttttttttctcttcttttcttgagaACAATTTTGCAAGCTTATTCTGACTTGAAATTATGATCGTTATgttcatttcctcttctttaatgCATGCCATTGTATCTCAAACTTGCCCAACCATTGGAATCACCAGTAGGGGTGAAAAATGGAGATTCTTAGATTATTCCTCTGGAACAGTGATCCTTTAGGTCTAACAGGTTTCCTGAAACCAGTGTTTTAGCAAATGCCCCATGTGGATCTTAAGATCCAGCAAATTTTGGACTCACTGGAATGTGACTTTGAGTCTTGTCCCTTGCTCTCCTCACCAACACTATGGTGTGTAAtaattgtgtgtctgtgtatgggaGAGTGAAATGCAGTGAAACAGCATGTTAAAGGTACAGATTATAGTCATTATTCATAGTATATTCATATGTGTAAGATGCCATGTAAgtgtgaaatgaaagaaatagtgaTGTTGTTGTGAAACAGTGTCTCACCTCTTCCATGAAACATTCTAATTTATGATTTTTCAAAGACTCCATTATAACTCAGAGTCTCTGATTCTTGCTTTACTAGTTCACTGATTACCAAAGCTATGTCATCCATGGCTGCCTGGAGAATAACCCAACCTTGGAGAGATCTATTGCTTTATTTAATGGAATCTCTAAGTGGGTCCAGTTGATGGTTCTTAGCAAACCAACTCCTCAGCAGAGAGCAGAAGTCATCACAAAGTTTATCAATGTTGCCAAGGTATGTATGTCTGTTAATTAGACTGGGATTCTTAAAGCATTCTAGATATTCATTCACTTGGTTGAGAAATGTCATTGAAGAAATTTGAAATTCACAATGTAGAAGGTAATTAAACTACTAAATGCCTAATGAACAAATATACTTCTCTCATGCAAGAAGATTGCTTTTAATTGGCAACATTTGGAAGTATTTAATGTAGCTATTTTCTGTGAGAGGATTGGTATATTTTTCTAGTGTTTCTAGTACATTTTTCTAGAGTTTCGtttgtatttcattttgaatTGATATTGTTTTTCCTACATCCTTATTATTAAAATTGTACATGACTTCATCTGTACTGCCAAAAGGTGAGAATAATTCAAAAATTGTTACAAAGTATtgaagttaacattttttttattgcagAAACTCCTTCAGCTCAAAAATTTTAACACCCTGATGGCAGTGGTGGGAGGCCTTAGTCATAGTTCCATTTCCCGGCTCAAAGAGACCCATTCTCATCTTTCTTCAGAAGTTACAAAGGTACAGTGAACCAGATCATAATCCCAAGTAAAAAGTTTGCTTAGAAATTGTTTAGAGGTAGGATGATCCTAACAAATGTCACTCAGAAGGGGAAAGTTTTCTTCTTAGACAATAGGAGGTTATGGCCATACCTCCTGGAAAAACAGAATAGAAGTGGCAGCAAGTGTTCAGTACAAATGCTTTTAAGCCCCATTAACATAttctagacatcctggaatgtgaagtcaagtgggccttaggaagcatcactacgaacaaagctagtggagatgatggaattccagttgagctatttcaaatcctgaaagatgatgctgtgaaagtgctgcactcaatatgccagcaaatttggaaaacttagcagtggccacaggactggaaaaggtcagttttcattccaatcccaaagaaaggcaatgccaaagaatgttcaaactaccacacaattatgctcatctcacacgctagtaaggtaatgctcaaaattctccaagccaggcttcagcaatacgtgaaccatgaacatccagatggtcaagatggttttagaaaaggcagaggaaccagagatcaaattgccaacatccactggatcatggaaaaagcaagagagttccaggaaaacatctatttctgctttattgactatgccaaagcctttgactgtgtggatcacaatcaacggtggaaaattctgaaagagatgggaataccagaccacctgacctgcctcttgagaaatctgtatgcaggtcaggaagcaacagttagaactggacatggaacaacagactggttccaaataggaaaaggagtacgtcaaggctgtatattgtcaccctgcttatttaacttatatgcagagtacatcatgagaaacactgggcggggggaagcacaagctggattcaagattgctgggagaaatatcaataacctcaaatatgcagatgacaccactcttatggcagaaagtgaagaggaactcaaaagcctattgatgaaagtgaaagaggagagtggaaaagttggcttaaagctcaacattcagaaaacgaagatcatggcatctggtctcatcacttcatgggaaatagatggggaaacagtggaaacagtgttagactttatttttctgggctccaaaatcactacagatggtgactgcggccatgaaattaaaagacacttactcctttaacaaaagttataaccaacctagatagcatattcaaaagcagagacattgctttgccaacaaacgtccggctagtcaacgctatggttttttctgtggtcatgtatggacgtgagagttggactgtgaagaaagctgagcgccgaagaattgatgcttttgaactgtggtgttggagaagactcttgagagtcccttgtactgcaaggagatccaaccagtccattataaaggagatcagccctgggtgttctttggaaggaatgaaactccagtactatggccaccttatgcgaagaattgactcattggaaaagactctgatgctgggtaggattgggggcaggaggaaaaggggatggcagaggatgagatggctggatggcatcactgactcaatggatgtgagtttgagtgaactctgggagatggagatggacagggaggcctggcgtgctgtgattcatggggtcgcagagagtcagacacaactgagcgactgaactcagctgaactgaacatattgtagctgtaaatattaaataaatatgtatttggtgCTTACTATTTGATAGGTATTGTGAAATACATGAAGGTTACAAGGCAAATAAGACAGATATCATTCCTATTATCCGCTCCTCAAATGAAGTCATTAAACACTGGCTCTCTTCATAGAACTGGATTCAACACGGTGGAAGATAcaaaagaagagggaggggacagaaaGAAATCTTTTGGATAGAAAGCCTCCAGATTTATAGCTGAGTTTCCaggaacaaaaataatttaaagcaatGATTGTTTGCCAAACTGAACTTTTTCCAGACTGCAATTAAATTTTTCCTTATTGAGCGAAAAAGAACATTTCATCCTTATCAAAAGATTTCCCTGTAAAAGTGTACTTTGCTGTATCAGTGAGGACACTTTCAGCTATAAGTTAGAATAAAAATCTTGGAATTGCCTAAATAATAAGGAAATGGATTGTGTCACATACCTGGAAAGTCCAGAGGCAGGACCAAGCCCATGCACGGCTGACCAGAACTCTGGCTCAACTGCTCTGGATTCCTCTGAgtgtgaggtttttgtttttgtttttcatcagaCTGATTTCCCTCCTGACTGGGTTGTCTGCAACAATGGAAAAATTTTGCTCTTTTGTTTATGAAAGTTGGACATAGGGAAAACTTCTCTCTAGCTTTGTCCCCCTGGAATAAAGACCTTCTTTTTTAGGCAGATTGGACCCTCTCAAATCACATGCCCACCCCTGGGCCAATGACAGTATCCAGTGGAATGCAACATGTTGATTGGCTTAACTCTTATTCCTGAACCAATCATAAACCAGAGGGATGAAATTATGATCATGGTAGATCAGAACCTATGCTTGGACTTGGGCATGGAAACAGCTCCATCTGAGACACATGGGAAAGAGTAcactagtcaaagctagggtctGTAAGGAAGGTCTGGTTGCTGTTAGACAACCAACAATAACTTGTTCATATGAACAGGAGAATTTAAGCCACAGGAGCGCTGCTGACTGACCTCAAACACTGTACTCATTTCAAGTATAATGGGGCTCATTATGTGTTTCATTTCCCTTTAGATTAGTACTGAATTTCCAGTAGAGagcaaaacatattttaaatgtgaaaataagaattcaacggaaaaaaatggaaaaaaaaagataattcaatGGAGGCTCATAGAGGCTTGGAACCACCAGTgtatattgaaaaattatttattcaaactcctctttcttacagaaaaagaaacctaATGTCCCTAAAAGTGAAgtgacttgcttaaggtcacCTTCTTAGCGGCAGAGTCCAAAACCACAGCTATCTCACACATCAATATGACTGTTCCTGCCCCCATCCTGTGCCCTTCAAGTTATATCTTGAATGCAACTTTCTTGGAACTAGGAAATTCTAATATactgcatatgttaaatataaTATATGCTTATTTTTTGGATTATAATATTTCCATGAATTATTAAATACTTATATAATGATTCAGTTTAACATCTCAATATCCCTAGTAGGTAGGCAGAGGTGTgggctatttctgttttgtagcagAATGGAACAGGCTGTCCAATTCATAGTCAGGTTTTCTAACTTTCTTTTTCCTGGTTAGTATCTCCCTGCATCAATGTTGGTGCAATCAATACTTCTCTTGGTAGCAGAGGAATTTCCTAGCCACACACTGTtgggcctgggggtgggcagaAGGGAAGGCTGTTTGAAAATCTACTTTTCCATCTGTTCTCAGAACTGGAATGAAATGATGGAGCTGGTCTCCTCCAATGGCAATTACTGTAATTACCGCAAGGCTTTTGCAGACTGCGACGGCTTCAAAATCCCAATCCTTGGCGTCCACTTGAAAGACTTGATAGCAGTCCATGTCATTTTCCCAGACTGGACAGAGGAGAACAAAGTGAACATTGTGAAAATGCACCAGCTCTCCGTTACCCTGAGTGAACTGGTGTCCCTGCAGAATGCCTCTCACCACTTGGAACCCAACCTGGATTTGATCAACTTGCTTACGGTGAGTTCAACGGGCTGGAGCTTGTGCTCCAATAGACTGGAGCTTGAACCTCACCTCCCAGGGGATGCAGGAAGATTCCCGCCAGCAGTTCACaatgagggcaggggaggggtgggatgtggggtcAGTGGTTGGAAAGAAATCTCAAAGGAGGAAGGGTGGGGAAGCCACACCTGTAACCTGCGTAAGTTCAAACTGTTAAATATGATCTCC is a genomic window containing:
- the RASGRP3 gene encoding ras guanyl-releasing protein 3 isoform X2 — protein: MGSSGLGKAATLDELLSTCIEMFDDNGELNNSYLPRIVLLMHRWYLSSTELAEKLLCIYRNASGESCDEFRLKICYFMRYWIVKFPAEFNLDLGLIRMTEEFREVASQLGYEKHTSLIDISSIPSYDWMRRVTQRKKVSKKGKACLLFDHLEPIELAEHLTFLEHKSFRRISFTDYQSYVIHGCLENNPTLERSIALFNGISKWVQLMVLSKPTPQQRAEVITKFINVAKKLLQLKNFNTLMAVVGGLSHSSISRLKETHSHLSSEVTKNWNEMMELVSSNGNYCNYRKAFADCDGFKIPILGVHLKDLIAVHVIFPDWTEENKVNIVKMHQLSVTLSELVSLQNASHHLEPNLDLINLLTLSLDLYHTEDDIYKLSLVLEPRNSKSPTSPTTPTKPVVPLEWASGVMPKPDPTVINKHIRKLVESVFRNYDHDHDGYISQEDFESIAANFPFLDSFCVLDKDQDGLISKDEMMAYFLRAKSQLHCKMGPGFVHNFQEMTYLKPTFCEHCAGFLWGIIKQGYKCKDCGANCHKQCKDLLVLACRRFARAPSLGSSHGSLPGSPSLPPVQDEVFEFPGVTAGHRDLDSRAITLVTGSSGKISVRLQRATTSQATQTEPVWSEAGWGDSGSHTFPKMRSKFHDKAAKDKGFAKWENEKPRVQAGVDVVDRGTTFEPDQDEADMDETKQDGEDG
- the RASGRP3 gene encoding ras guanyl-releasing protein 3 isoform X1 codes for the protein MGSSGLGKAATLDELLSTCIEMFDDNGELNNSYLPRIVLLMHRWYLSSTELAEKLLCIYRNASGESCDEFRLKICYFMRYWIVKFPAEFNLDLGLIRMTEEFREVASQLGYEKHTSLIDISSIPSYDWMRRVTQRKKVSKKGKACLLFDHLEPIELAEHLTFLEHKSFRRISFTDYQSYVIHGCLENNPTLERSIALFNGISKWVQLMVLSKPTPQQRAEVITKFINVAKKLLQLKNFNTLMAVVGGLSHSSISRLKETHSHLSSEVTKNWNEMMELVSSNGNYCNYRKAFADCDGFKIPILGVHLKDLIAVHVIFPDWTEENKVNIVKMHQLSVTLSELVSLQNASHHLEPNLDLINLLTLSLDLYHTEDDIYKLSLVLEPRNSKSQPTSPTTPTKPVVPLEWASGVMPKPDPTVINKHIRKLVESVFRNYDHDHDGYISQEDFESIAANFPFLDSFCVLDKDQDGLISKDEMMAYFLRAKSQLHCKMGPGFVHNFQEMTYLKPTFCEHCAGFLWGIIKQGYKCKDCGANCHKQCKDLLVLACRRFARAPSLGSSHGSLPGSPSLPPVQDEVFEFPGVTAGHRDLDSRAITLVTGSSGKISVRLQRATTSQATQTEPVWSEAGWGDSGSHTFPKMRSKFHDKAAKDKGFAKWENEKPRVQAGVDVVDRGTTFEPDQDEADMDETKQDGEDG